One genomic region from Enterobacter hormaechei ATCC 49162 encodes:
- a CDS encoding YeaH/YhbH family protein — protein sequence MTWFIDRRLNGKNKSTVNRQRFLRRYKAQIKQSISEAINKRSVTDVDSGESVSIPNDDISEPMFHQGRGGLRHRVHPGNDHFVQNDRIERPQGGGGGSGSGQGQASQDGEGQDEFVFQISKDEYLDLLFEDLALPNLRKNQHRQLNEYKTHRAGYTANGVPANISVVRSLQNSLARRTAMTAGKRRELRELETSLKVVENTEPAQLLEEERLRKEIAELRTKIDRVPFIDTFDLRYKNYEKRPEPSSQAVMFCLMDVSGSMDQATKDMAKRFYILLYLFLSRTYKNVEVVYIRHHTQAKEVDEHEFFYSQETGGTIVSSALKLMDEVVKERYDPAQWNIYAAQASDGDNWADDSPLCHEILAKKILPVVRYYSYIEITRRAHQTLWREYEHLQAMFDNFAMQHIRDQDDIYPVFRELFQKQSSTTSN from the coding sequence ATGACCTGGTTTATTGACCGGCGTCTTAACGGCAAAAACAAGAGCACGGTGAATCGCCAGCGCTTCTTGCGCCGTTATAAAGCGCAAATTAAACAGTCGATCTCCGAGGCCATCAACAAACGCTCGGTGACCGACGTCGACAGCGGCGAATCCGTCTCCATCCCTAACGATGACATCAGCGAACCGATGTTTCATCAGGGGCGTGGCGGCCTTCGCCATCGCGTGCACCCAGGTAATGACCACTTCGTCCAGAATGACAGAATCGAGCGGCCACAAGGCGGAGGCGGCGGTTCTGGCAGCGGTCAGGGGCAGGCCAGCCAGGACGGAGAAGGCCAGGATGAGTTCGTCTTCCAGATCTCAAAAGACGAATATCTCGACCTGCTGTTTGAGGATCTGGCCCTGCCGAATCTGAGAAAGAATCAGCACCGCCAGCTCAACGAATACAAAACCCATCGCGCGGGCTATACCGCTAACGGGGTGCCCGCCAACATCAGCGTGGTGCGTTCTCTGCAAAATTCGCTGGCGCGACGCACGGCAATGACGGCAGGTAAGCGGCGCGAACTGCGCGAGCTGGAAACCAGCCTGAAAGTGGTGGAAAACACCGAACCGGCGCAACTGCTGGAAGAGGAGCGCCTGCGTAAAGAGATTGCCGAACTGCGGACGAAGATCGACCGGGTGCCGTTTATCGACACCTTCGACCTGCGCTACAAGAACTACGAAAAACGTCCGGAGCCTTCCAGCCAGGCGGTGATGTTCTGCCTGATGGACGTGTCAGGCTCAATGGATCAGGCCACCAAGGATATGGCTAAGCGTTTTTATATTCTGCTCTATCTGTTCCTGAGCAGAACATATAAGAACGTGGAGGTGGTCTACATTCGCCATCACACTCAGGCAAAAGAGGTGGATGAACATGAGTTCTTCTACTCGCAGGAGACCGGTGGCACCATCGTGTCGAGCGCTCTCAAGCTGATGGATGAGGTGGTGAAGGAGCGCTACGATCCGGCGCAGTGGAATATCTACGCCGCGCAGGCATCGGATGGCGATAACTGGGCGGATGACTCGCCGCTGTGTCATGAAATTCTGGCGAAGAAGATCCTGCCGGTGGTGCGTTATTACAGTTACATTGAAATTACCCGTCGCGCCCACCAGACGCTGTGGCGTGAGTATGAGCATCTGCAAGCGATGTTCGATAACTTTGCGATGCAGCACATTCGCGACCAGGATGACATCTATCCGGTCTTCCGGGAACTGTTCCAGAAGCAGAGTTCGACAACCTCCAATTAA